Proteins encoded by one window of Mercenaria mercenaria strain notata chromosome 4, MADL_Memer_1, whole genome shotgun sequence:
- the LOC123551290 gene encoding copine-3-like isoform X1: MSVSPLNHLTGSTIELLISCTGLADLDEFTKSDPMCVLFFKQFGQWKEFGRTEAIRDTLNPRFVESFMLEFDPALQQTLMFRVYDIDNRTTDLKHHDYVGSVEMTLTDLLDPTKNVCTSCKTLRVPGDPRARGIISITSEVVRESRDKVSLHVGGQKLGKTGKILSSKPNVYLEISRSIDNIAFHPVHRTETLYKTQNPRWRPFEVGLQRLCNGDWDRQLEFSVWRHSGTGDYKMLGRKVTTLRELKILKTSGHYQEVSLAPRKKDKHKSSVKIAVCGYLRFYSIRIDCQYSLMDYTRGGLKLNLTIAIDFTSSNGKPSEKLSLHDISSDKGNQYTDVIESLGTLILNCNREQKLALFGFGARVDNSNKVSHCFPLSNDWDNVHVNGIFSAINLYKNAVKKIRFAGPSKLKPMLAMAESMAVREPSQDSQAYHVLIIVTDGIINDFDDVMERLISISHLPLSVIFVGVGPADFYLMEMFSHHKVGLLTCQETKMCSTRKHTHFVSFRRDSQQSVGSDVQARDAFAVISAQVTEYMKNKNITPNKPSLLLTESLKSEELLQEFKEESDTVSMRSFGSERHNISRASSYGSLSRIMSCITGPKCPTCGSTLKPGTSLFSGITNIG, encoded by the exons ATGAGTGTCTCGCCGCTGAATCATTTGACCGGAAGCACTATAGAGTTACTGATCAGTTGTACCGGACTGGCGGACCTTGATGAATTCACCAAGTCAGACCCGATGTGTGTACTCTTCTTTAAACAGTTTGGCCAGTGGAAGGAATTTGGTCGTACGGAAGCAATTAGAGACACTCTAAATCCCAGA tttgttgAATCATTTATGCTAGAATTTGACCCAGCTCTACAACAGACTTTAATGTTTCGAGTCTACGACATTGACAACAG GACAACAGATCTGAAACACCACGACTACGTTGGTTCAGTGGAAATGACTTTAACAGACCTTCTTGATCCTACGAAGAATGTGTGTACATCCTGTAAAACTCTCCGAGTTCCAG GTGATCCGAGAGCCCGCGGTATTATCAGTATCACGTCCGAGGTTGTGAGGGAGTCTCGGGACAAAGTCTCGCTGCACGTTGGAGGACAAAAACTCGGCAAAACCGGCAAGATATTATCTTCAAAG CCTAATGTGTATCTAGAAATATCAAGAAGTATAGACAACATTGCTTTTCATCCAGTCCATCGAACAGAGACTTTATACAAAACACAAAATCCAAG atgGCGGCCATTCGAGGTAGGCCTACAGAGACTGTGTAATGGAGACTGGGACAGGCAGCTAGAGTTCTCGGTTTGGCGTCACAG TGGCACTGGAGACTATAAGATGCTGGGTCGAAAAGTTACCACACTCAGagaattgaaaatattaaaaac GAGCGGACATTATCAAGAAGTTAGTCTTGCACCAAGAAAGAAAGACAAACATAAAAGTAGTGTGAAAATTGCAGTGTGCGGTTATCTACGTTTTTATAGTATTCG aatAGATTGCCAGTACTCACTGATGGACTATACCCGTGGAGGGCTGAAACTCAACCTGACAATAGCAATAGATTTTACG TCTTCAAATGGCAAACCGAGTGAAAAGTTGTCCTTACACGACATATCATCTGACAAg GGAAACCAGTATACTGATGTAATAGAAAGTCTTGGGACACTGATATTAAACTGTAACCGGGAGCAGAAACTGGCATTGTTTGGTTTTGGGGCCAGGGTCGACAACTCTAATAAAGTATCACATTGCTTCCCTTTATCGAACGACTGGGATAATGTCCACGTCAATGGGATTTTT agtgcaataaatctatataaaaatgCTGTAAAGAAGATACGGTTTGCCGGTCCCTCGAAGCTAAAACCCATGCTGGCCATGGCAGAATCGATGGCTGTTCGAGAACCGAGCCAGGACAGCCAAGCTTACCACGTTCTTATCATTGTAACg GACGGGATAATAAACGATTTTGATGATGTAATGGAACGCCTTATATCCATCAGCCATCTACCTCTTTCTGTCATCTTCGTCGGCGTCGGCCCGGCGGATTTCTATTTAATG GAAATGTTTAGTCATCATAAGGTTGGACTACTGACCTGTCAGGAAACAAAGATGTGTTCAACAAGAAAACATACACATTTTGTATCTTTCCGTCGGGACTCTCAACAGTCCGTCGGTTCTGACGTGCAG GCGCGGGACGCTTTTGCCGTGATTTCTGCCCAGGTTACAGAGTATATGAAGAACAAGAATATCACACCAAACAAACCAAGCCTTTTACTTACAGAATCTCTCAAATCTGAAGAACTTTTGCAAGAGTTTAAAGAAGAAAGTGATACAGTTTCTATGCGATCTTTCGGCTCAGAGAGACATAATATATCTAGAGCCAGTAGTTATGGTAGTTTGTCTCGGATAATGTCATGTATCACTGGACCTAAGTGTCCCACATGTGGGTCCACACTCAAACCTGGAACATCGTTATTCTCGGGAATCACCAATATAGGGTGA
- the LOC123551290 gene encoding nicotinic receptor-associated protein 1-like isoform X4 — protein sequence MSVSPLNHLTGSTIELLISCTGLADLDEFTKSDPMCVLFFKQFGQWKEFGRTEAIRDTLNPRFVESFMLEFDPALQQTLMFRVYDIDNRTTDLKHHDYVGSVEMTLTDLLDPTKNVCTSCKTLRVPGDPRARGIISITSEVVRESRDKVSLHVGGQKLGKTGKILSSKPNVYLEISRSIDNIAFHPVHRTETLYKTQNPRWRPFEVGLQRLCNGDWDRQLEFSVWRHRIDCQYSLMDYTRGGLKLNLTIAIDFTSSNGKPSEKLSLHDISSDKGNQYTDVIESLGTLILNCNREQKLALFGFGARVDNSNKVSHCFPLSNDWDNVHVNGIFSAINLYKNAVKKIRFAGPSKLKPMLAMAESMAVREPSQDSQAYHVLIIVTDGIINDFDDVMERLISISHLPLSVIFVGVGPADFYLMEMFSHHKVGLLTCQETKMCSTRKHTHFVSFRRDSQQSVGSDVQARDAFAVISAQVTEYMKNKNITPNKPSLLLTESLKSEELLQEFKEESDTVSMRSFGSERHNISRASSYGSLSRIMSCITGPKCPTCGSTLKPGTSLFSGITNIG from the exons ATGAGTGTCTCGCCGCTGAATCATTTGACCGGAAGCACTATAGAGTTACTGATCAGTTGTACCGGACTGGCGGACCTTGATGAATTCACCAAGTCAGACCCGATGTGTGTACTCTTCTTTAAACAGTTTGGCCAGTGGAAGGAATTTGGTCGTACGGAAGCAATTAGAGACACTCTAAATCCCAGA tttgttgAATCATTTATGCTAGAATTTGACCCAGCTCTACAACAGACTTTAATGTTTCGAGTCTACGACATTGACAACAG GACAACAGATCTGAAACACCACGACTACGTTGGTTCAGTGGAAATGACTTTAACAGACCTTCTTGATCCTACGAAGAATGTGTGTACATCCTGTAAAACTCTCCGAGTTCCAG GTGATCCGAGAGCCCGCGGTATTATCAGTATCACGTCCGAGGTTGTGAGGGAGTCTCGGGACAAAGTCTCGCTGCACGTTGGAGGACAAAAACTCGGCAAAACCGGCAAGATATTATCTTCAAAG CCTAATGTGTATCTAGAAATATCAAGAAGTATAGACAACATTGCTTTTCATCCAGTCCATCGAACAGAGACTTTATACAAAACACAAAATCCAAG atgGCGGCCATTCGAGGTAGGCCTACAGAGACTGTGTAATGGAGACTGGGACAGGCAGCTAGAGTTCTCGGTTTGGCGTCACAG aatAGATTGCCAGTACTCACTGATGGACTATACCCGTGGAGGGCTGAAACTCAACCTGACAATAGCAATAGATTTTACG TCTTCAAATGGCAAACCGAGTGAAAAGTTGTCCTTACACGACATATCATCTGACAAg GGAAACCAGTATACTGATGTAATAGAAAGTCTTGGGACACTGATATTAAACTGTAACCGGGAGCAGAAACTGGCATTGTTTGGTTTTGGGGCCAGGGTCGACAACTCTAATAAAGTATCACATTGCTTCCCTTTATCGAACGACTGGGATAATGTCCACGTCAATGGGATTTTT agtgcaataaatctatataaaaatgCTGTAAAGAAGATACGGTTTGCCGGTCCCTCGAAGCTAAAACCCATGCTGGCCATGGCAGAATCGATGGCTGTTCGAGAACCGAGCCAGGACAGCCAAGCTTACCACGTTCTTATCATTGTAACg GACGGGATAATAAACGATTTTGATGATGTAATGGAACGCCTTATATCCATCAGCCATCTACCTCTTTCTGTCATCTTCGTCGGCGTCGGCCCGGCGGATTTCTATTTAATG GAAATGTTTAGTCATCATAAGGTTGGACTACTGACCTGTCAGGAAACAAAGATGTGTTCAACAAGAAAACATACACATTTTGTATCTTTCCGTCGGGACTCTCAACAGTCCGTCGGTTCTGACGTGCAG GCGCGGGACGCTTTTGCCGTGATTTCTGCCCAGGTTACAGAGTATATGAAGAACAAGAATATCACACCAAACAAACCAAGCCTTTTACTTACAGAATCTCTCAAATCTGAAGAACTTTTGCAAGAGTTTAAAGAAGAAAGTGATACAGTTTCTATGCGATCTTTCGGCTCAGAGAGACATAATATATCTAGAGCCAGTAGTTATGGTAGTTTGTCTCGGATAATGTCATGTATCACTGGACCTAAGTGTCCCACATGTGGGTCCACACTCAAACCTGGAACATCGTTATTCTCGGGAATCACCAATATAGGGTGA
- the LOC123551290 gene encoding copine-3-like isoform X3 — protein MSVSPLNHLTGSTIELLISCTGLADLDEFTKSDPMCVLFFKQFGQWKEFGRTEAIRDTLNPRFVESFMLEFDPALQQTLMFRVYDIDNRTTDLKHHDYVGSVEMTLTDLLDPTKNVCTSCKTLRVPGDPRARGIISITSEVVRESRDKVSLHVGGQKLGKTGKILSSKPNVYLEISRSIDNIAFHPVHRTETLYKTQNPRWRPFEVGLQRLCNGDWDRQLEFSVWRHSGTGDYKMLGRKVTTLRELKILKTSGHYQEVSLAPRKKDKHKSSVKIAVCGYLRFYSIRIDCQYSLMDYTRGGLKLNLTIAIDFTSSNGKPSEKLSLHDISSDKGNQYTDVIESLGTLILNCNREQKLALFGFGARVDNSNKVSHCFPLSNDWDNVHVNGIFSAINLYKNAVKKIRFAGPSKLKPMLAMAESMAVREPSQDSQAYHVLIIVTEMFSHHKVGLLTCQETKMCSTRKHTHFVSFRRDSQQSVGSDVQARDAFAVISAQVTEYMKNKNITPNKPSLLLTESLKSEELLQEFKEESDTVSMRSFGSERHNISRASSYGSLSRIMSCITGPKCPTCGSTLKPGTSLFSGITNIG, from the exons ATGAGTGTCTCGCCGCTGAATCATTTGACCGGAAGCACTATAGAGTTACTGATCAGTTGTACCGGACTGGCGGACCTTGATGAATTCACCAAGTCAGACCCGATGTGTGTACTCTTCTTTAAACAGTTTGGCCAGTGGAAGGAATTTGGTCGTACGGAAGCAATTAGAGACACTCTAAATCCCAGA tttgttgAATCATTTATGCTAGAATTTGACCCAGCTCTACAACAGACTTTAATGTTTCGAGTCTACGACATTGACAACAG GACAACAGATCTGAAACACCACGACTACGTTGGTTCAGTGGAAATGACTTTAACAGACCTTCTTGATCCTACGAAGAATGTGTGTACATCCTGTAAAACTCTCCGAGTTCCAG GTGATCCGAGAGCCCGCGGTATTATCAGTATCACGTCCGAGGTTGTGAGGGAGTCTCGGGACAAAGTCTCGCTGCACGTTGGAGGACAAAAACTCGGCAAAACCGGCAAGATATTATCTTCAAAG CCTAATGTGTATCTAGAAATATCAAGAAGTATAGACAACATTGCTTTTCATCCAGTCCATCGAACAGAGACTTTATACAAAACACAAAATCCAAG atgGCGGCCATTCGAGGTAGGCCTACAGAGACTGTGTAATGGAGACTGGGACAGGCAGCTAGAGTTCTCGGTTTGGCGTCACAG TGGCACTGGAGACTATAAGATGCTGGGTCGAAAAGTTACCACACTCAGagaattgaaaatattaaaaac GAGCGGACATTATCAAGAAGTTAGTCTTGCACCAAGAAAGAAAGACAAACATAAAAGTAGTGTGAAAATTGCAGTGTGCGGTTATCTACGTTTTTATAGTATTCG aatAGATTGCCAGTACTCACTGATGGACTATACCCGTGGAGGGCTGAAACTCAACCTGACAATAGCAATAGATTTTACG TCTTCAAATGGCAAACCGAGTGAAAAGTTGTCCTTACACGACATATCATCTGACAAg GGAAACCAGTATACTGATGTAATAGAAAGTCTTGGGACACTGATATTAAACTGTAACCGGGAGCAGAAACTGGCATTGTTTGGTTTTGGGGCCAGGGTCGACAACTCTAATAAAGTATCACATTGCTTCCCTTTATCGAACGACTGGGATAATGTCCACGTCAATGGGATTTTT agtgcaataaatctatataaaaatgCTGTAAAGAAGATACGGTTTGCCGGTCCCTCGAAGCTAAAACCCATGCTGGCCATGGCAGAATCGATGGCTGTTCGAGAACCGAGCCAGGACAGCCAAGCTTACCACGTTCTTATCATTGTAACg GAAATGTTTAGTCATCATAAGGTTGGACTACTGACCTGTCAGGAAACAAAGATGTGTTCAACAAGAAAACATACACATTTTGTATCTTTCCGTCGGGACTCTCAACAGTCCGTCGGTTCTGACGTGCAG GCGCGGGACGCTTTTGCCGTGATTTCTGCCCAGGTTACAGAGTATATGAAGAACAAGAATATCACACCAAACAAACCAAGCCTTTTACTTACAGAATCTCTCAAATCTGAAGAACTTTTGCAAGAGTTTAAAGAAGAAAGTGATACAGTTTCTATGCGATCTTTCGGCTCAGAGAGACATAATATATCTAGAGCCAGTAGTTATGGTAGTTTGTCTCGGATAATGTCATGTATCACTGGACCTAAGTGTCCCACATGTGGGTCCACACTCAAACCTGGAACATCGTTATTCTCGGGAATCACCAATATAGGGTGA
- the LOC123551290 gene encoding copine-3-like isoform X2 — MSVSPLNHLTGSTIELLISCTGLADLDEFTKSDPMCVLFFKQFGQWKEFGRTEAIRDTLNPRFVESFMLEFDPALQQTLMFRVYDIDNRTTDLKHHDYVGSVEMTLTDLLDPTKNVCTSCKTLRVPGDPRARGIISITSEVVRESRDKVSLHVGGQKLGKTGKILSSKPNVYLEISRSIDNIAFHPVHRTETLYKTQNPRWRPFEVGLQRLCNGDWDRQLEFSVWRHSGTGDYKMLGRKVTTLRELKILKTIDCQYSLMDYTRGGLKLNLTIAIDFTSSNGKPSEKLSLHDISSDKGNQYTDVIESLGTLILNCNREQKLALFGFGARVDNSNKVSHCFPLSNDWDNVHVNGIFSAINLYKNAVKKIRFAGPSKLKPMLAMAESMAVREPSQDSQAYHVLIIVTDGIINDFDDVMERLISISHLPLSVIFVGVGPADFYLMEMFSHHKVGLLTCQETKMCSTRKHTHFVSFRRDSQQSVGSDVQARDAFAVISAQVTEYMKNKNITPNKPSLLLTESLKSEELLQEFKEESDTVSMRSFGSERHNISRASSYGSLSRIMSCITGPKCPTCGSTLKPGTSLFSGITNIG; from the exons ATGAGTGTCTCGCCGCTGAATCATTTGACCGGAAGCACTATAGAGTTACTGATCAGTTGTACCGGACTGGCGGACCTTGATGAATTCACCAAGTCAGACCCGATGTGTGTACTCTTCTTTAAACAGTTTGGCCAGTGGAAGGAATTTGGTCGTACGGAAGCAATTAGAGACACTCTAAATCCCAGA tttgttgAATCATTTATGCTAGAATTTGACCCAGCTCTACAACAGACTTTAATGTTTCGAGTCTACGACATTGACAACAG GACAACAGATCTGAAACACCACGACTACGTTGGTTCAGTGGAAATGACTTTAACAGACCTTCTTGATCCTACGAAGAATGTGTGTACATCCTGTAAAACTCTCCGAGTTCCAG GTGATCCGAGAGCCCGCGGTATTATCAGTATCACGTCCGAGGTTGTGAGGGAGTCTCGGGACAAAGTCTCGCTGCACGTTGGAGGACAAAAACTCGGCAAAACCGGCAAGATATTATCTTCAAAG CCTAATGTGTATCTAGAAATATCAAGAAGTATAGACAACATTGCTTTTCATCCAGTCCATCGAACAGAGACTTTATACAAAACACAAAATCCAAG atgGCGGCCATTCGAGGTAGGCCTACAGAGACTGTGTAATGGAGACTGGGACAGGCAGCTAGAGTTCTCGGTTTGGCGTCACAG TGGCACTGGAGACTATAAGATGCTGGGTCGAAAAGTTACCACACTCAGagaattgaaaatattaaaaac aatAGATTGCCAGTACTCACTGATGGACTATACCCGTGGAGGGCTGAAACTCAACCTGACAATAGCAATAGATTTTACG TCTTCAAATGGCAAACCGAGTGAAAAGTTGTCCTTACACGACATATCATCTGACAAg GGAAACCAGTATACTGATGTAATAGAAAGTCTTGGGACACTGATATTAAACTGTAACCGGGAGCAGAAACTGGCATTGTTTGGTTTTGGGGCCAGGGTCGACAACTCTAATAAAGTATCACATTGCTTCCCTTTATCGAACGACTGGGATAATGTCCACGTCAATGGGATTTTT agtgcaataaatctatataaaaatgCTGTAAAGAAGATACGGTTTGCCGGTCCCTCGAAGCTAAAACCCATGCTGGCCATGGCAGAATCGATGGCTGTTCGAGAACCGAGCCAGGACAGCCAAGCTTACCACGTTCTTATCATTGTAACg GACGGGATAATAAACGATTTTGATGATGTAATGGAACGCCTTATATCCATCAGCCATCTACCTCTTTCTGTCATCTTCGTCGGCGTCGGCCCGGCGGATTTCTATTTAATG GAAATGTTTAGTCATCATAAGGTTGGACTACTGACCTGTCAGGAAACAAAGATGTGTTCAACAAGAAAACATACACATTTTGTATCTTTCCGTCGGGACTCTCAACAGTCCGTCGGTTCTGACGTGCAG GCGCGGGACGCTTTTGCCGTGATTTCTGCCCAGGTTACAGAGTATATGAAGAACAAGAATATCACACCAAACAAACCAAGCCTTTTACTTACAGAATCTCTCAAATCTGAAGAACTTTTGCAAGAGTTTAAAGAAGAAAGTGATACAGTTTCTATGCGATCTTTCGGCTCAGAGAGACATAATATATCTAGAGCCAGTAGTTATGGTAGTTTGTCTCGGATAATGTCATGTATCACTGGACCTAAGTGTCCCACATGTGGGTCCACACTCAAACCTGGAACATCGTTATTCTCGGGAATCACCAATATAGGGTGA